A stretch of the Syntrophus gentianae genome encodes the following:
- a CDS encoding DUF6765 family protein, producing MQIDFHHAVTYVSARLAGFSHKDADIVAYAAQYVDDATHGGIVCFDNKAMYERISSAHKSIDPTNLIDLENQKVWMPFHFLPGNGTVRPGRNPKGTFIQKLIALPDSPIAQETVRTAILDHDKPYALHRLGITMHVYADTWAHQGFAGVLHEINQVSDFDEIGSSGVFERGLGDFIGRFFEKAIPPLGHGQANIFPDMPFLSWRYKNGFGQVIERNNTEDFCRAADALCRAMQEYRRHTTPTVQVTGIGAEDMSKIRTLFTDLKIKDGNERHSAWLQAISGQNGKGFSFGKATVSYADKGENSWKAQALGDTEEHEFSHEYAYSDKFLTSNWKLFHDALQLHRITISHDILPKYGICAA from the coding sequence ATGCAGATCGATTTTCATCACGCGGTAACCTACGTTTCGGCCCGGTTGGCCGGGTTTTCACATAAGGATGCGGACATCGTCGCTTATGCGGCCCAGTATGTGGATGACGCCACACACGGCGGCATCGTCTGTTTCGACAACAAGGCGATGTACGAACGAATCAGTTCAGCACACAAGTCGATTGATCCGACCAATCTCATTGACCTGGAAAATCAGAAGGTCTGGATGCCCTTCCACTTCCTCCCCGGAAATGGAACGGTCCGACCGGGCAGGAATCCCAAGGGAACGTTCATCCAGAAGCTGATCGCCCTGCCGGACAGTCCGATCGCGCAGGAGACGGTACGGACCGCGATCCTCGATCATGACAAGCCCTACGCCCTCCACAGGCTCGGGATCACCATGCACGTGTACGCCGACACGTGGGCGCACCAGGGATTTGCCGGTGTCCTCCACGAAATCAACCAGGTCAGCGATTTCGACGAAATCGGCAGCAGCGGCGTTTTCGAAAGGGGGTTGGGAGACTTCATCGGCAGGTTTTTTGAAAAAGCGATCCCCCCCCTGGGGCATGGCCAGGCCAATATTTTCCCCGATATGCCCTTCCTCTCCTGGCGGTACAAGAACGGTTTCGGCCAGGTCATTGAACGCAACAACACGGAGGACTTCTGCAGGGCCGCGGACGCCCTCTGCAGGGCCATGCAGGAATACCGCCGCCACACGACACCGACGGTTCAGGTCACCGGCATCGGCGCCGAAGACATGAGCAAAATCCGGACGCTTTTCACGGATCTGAAAATCAAGGATGGAAACGAACGTCATTCGGCGTGGCTCCAGGCCATCAGCGGCCAGAACGGCAAAGGCTTCAGTTTCGGCAAGGCCACCGTCTCCTATGCCGATAAGGGGGAGAACTCCTGGAAGGCTCAGGCGCTGGGTGATACGGAGGAGCACGAATTTTCTCATGAATATGCCTACTCGGATAAATTTCTGACGAGCAACTGGAAGTTGTTCCATGACGCCCTGCAGCTTCACCGGATCACCATATCCCATGACATTCTTCCGAAATACGGTATCTGCGCGGCATAG
- a CDS encoding glycyl-radical enzyme activating protein: MKERLPLIFALHRFALDDGPGIRTTVFLKGCPLSCVWCHNPESMRAEGEMAFYPDKCIRCGQCRAVCPEEAIADDPVLRIDRSRCTACGRCAENCPTLAIRKMGQAYSQEELLEILLRDRHFFSASGGGVTFSGGEPTLWMDYVSALLQALKGEDISTAIQTCGFFDYEAFSRKVLPHLDLIFFDLKLINATEHKKYTGQDNAAILENFRRLTREAGHRLLPRVPLVPGITATPANLRTIASFLADLGHTRCELLSYNPAGIEKRRILGKIPSPRLPESPLDPAEEETLRQRFRKQLLSRLQEKDEPKAAPQISYS, from the coding sequence ATGAAGGAAAGGCTTCCCCTCATCTTCGCTCTTCATCGCTTTGCCCTCGACGATGGGCCGGGCATCCGGACCACCGTCTTTCTCAAGGGATGCCCCCTGTCCTGCGTCTGGTGCCACAACCCCGAATCGATGCGCGCCGAAGGGGAGATGGCCTTCTATCCGGACAAGTGCATCCGTTGCGGACAATGCCGGGCGGTCTGCCCGGAAGAGGCCATTGCGGACGACCCGGTTCTGAGGATCGACCGCAGCCGTTGCACCGCCTGCGGCAGATGCGCGGAAAACTGCCCCACCCTGGCCATTCGAAAAATGGGGCAAGCGTATTCCCAGGAGGAGCTGCTGGAGATTCTCCTGCGGGACCGGCACTTCTTTTCCGCCTCCGGCGGCGGGGTGACCTTCTCCGGCGGGGAACCGACCCTCTGGATGGATTACGTGAGCGCCCTCCTCCAGGCGCTCAAAGGGGAAGACATTTCCACAGCCATCCAGACCTGCGGCTTCTTCGACTATGAGGCCTTCTCGCGGAAGGTTCTTCCCCACCTCGATCTTATTTTTTTTGACCTTAAGCTCATCAACGCAACGGAGCACAAAAAATATACCGGGCAGGACAACGCCGCCATTCTGGAGAATTTCCGGCGTTTGACGAGAGAGGCCGGCCATCGGCTTCTTCCCCGTGTGCCTCTGGTGCCGGGGATCACGGCAACCCCCGCAAACCTGCGGACCATTGCCTCCTTCCTGGCCGACCTGGGACACACCCGGTGCGAGCTGCTTTCCTATAATCCTGCCGGGATCGAAAAGCGGCGCATTCTAGGGAAAATCCCCTCTCCGCGGCTTCCGGAGTCGCCCCTTGACCCCGCGGAGGAAGAGACGCTTCGACAGCGATTCCGAAAACAGCTTTTATCCCGATTGCAGGAAAAAGACGAACCCAAAGCGGCCCCGCAAATATCATATTCATAG
- a CDS encoding C1 family peptidase produces the protein MALTNVKRGMGWRPDFPDFRDYSAEHDEVTPKQKAMGQKDSLKTMFTKMGLGKASKAKLPATKDLREWCSPVEDQKDLGSCTANAGVAVVEYFERRAFGKHIDASRLFLYKVTRNLMKETGDTGAYLRSTMGALALFGVPPEEYWPYKIEDFDVEPPAFCYGFAQNYQAIKYYRLDPLGTSPAILLNRIKTNLAAGLPSMFGFTVYTSISQADDNGGKIPYPTRGENIEGGHAIVAVGYDDNLKIKNANRNGIETTGAILIRNSWGKGWGDNGYGWLPYDYVTNELADDWWSLIKNEWVETGAFKP, from the coding sequence ATGGCTCTAACGAATGTCAAAAGGGGAATGGGATGGCGGCCGGATTTTCCCGATTTTCGGGATTACTCGGCAGAACACGACGAGGTGACACCCAAACAGAAAGCCATGGGACAGAAAGATTCCCTCAAGACCATGTTCACAAAAATGGGATTGGGTAAAGCGTCCAAGGCAAAACTGCCGGCGACGAAGGATCTGCGGGAATGGTGTTCTCCTGTGGAGGATCAGAAGGATCTCGGTTCCTGCACCGCCAACGCAGGGGTCGCCGTCGTCGAATATTTTGAAAGGAGGGCCTTCGGAAAACACATCGACGCTTCGCGCCTCTTCCTGTACAAGGTCACCCGCAACCTGATGAAGGAAACAGGCGACACAGGCGCCTACCTGCGCTCGACCATGGGGGCGTTGGCGCTCTTCGGCGTCCCGCCTGAAGAGTACTGGCCGTACAAAATCGAGGATTTCGATGTTGAACCGCCGGCCTTCTGCTACGGGTTCGCCCAGAATTATCAGGCGATTAAATATTATCGTCTCGATCCCCTGGGGACCTCTCCCGCAATCCTGCTTAACCGGATCAAGACGAACCTCGCCGCCGGCCTGCCGTCCATGTTCGGGTTCACGGTCTATACCTCCATTTCTCAAGCGGACGACAATGGCGGCAAGATCCCTTACCCGACTCGCGGAGAGAACATCGAAGGCGGCCATGCCATCGTTGCCGTTGGGTACGACGACAATCTGAAGATCAAAAACGCAAACAGAAATGGAATCGAGACGACGGGCGCGATCCTGATCAGGAACTCCTGGGGAAAAGGATGGGGCGACAACGGCTATGGCTGGCTGCCCTATGACTATGTCACCAATGAACTGGCCGACGACTGGTGGTCCCTGATCAAGAATGAATGGGTGGAAACGGGAGCATTCAAACCCTGA
- a CDS encoding ATP-binding protein, translating to MPATRLKIFVSSVQKEFQQIYSGDLFEQADQARDFVIAKINRTVGIRSESNVAPATYELPPDAVGEAIVNAIVHRDYYSNASVEVRLFTDRLEVWNPGKLPGTLTFDDLRTDHPSVPNNPLIVESLYLTRYIEKAGSGTQRMIELCRENGLPEPQFDQRSGSFVITLWRDWLTDQVMAALALNDRQRQALAYLKTQQKES from the coding sequence ATGCCCGCCACCCGCCTGAAAATATTTGTCAGCAGCGTCCAAAAGGAGTTTCAGCAGATTTACTCAGGCGATCTCTTCGAGCAGGCGGACCAGGCGCGTGATTTCGTAATTGCAAAAATCAACCGTACCGTCGGGATCCGTTCGGAAAGCAATGTTGCCCCTGCAACCTACGAACTGCCGCCCGATGCCGTCGGAGAGGCAATCGTCAACGCCATCGTCCATCGCGACTATTACAGCAATGCCTCTGTTGAAGTTCGTCTCTTTACCGACCGTCTGGAAGTCTGGAATCCAGGGAAGCTCCCCGGAACGCTGACGTTTGACGATCTGCGCACCGACCACCCGTCGGTCCCCAACAATCCATTGATTGTCGAGTCGCTTTATCTGACGCGATACATTGAAAAAGCCGGATCAGGCACCCAGCGCATGATCGAGCTTTGTCGAGAAAACGGGCTGCCGGAACCGCAATTCGATCAGCGCAGCGGTTCATTCGTCATTACCCTCTGGCGGGATTGGCTTACGGACCAGGTCATGGCGGCATTGGCCCTGAACGATCGGCAGCGTCAAGCCCTCGCTTATTTGAAGACTCAGCAGAAAGAATCTTGA
- a CDS encoding cache domain-containing protein: MGKLVRSLVLVGIFIFAAAFIANAATLDDAKALAQSAAAFAKDNGKEKAAAEFGNPKGQFTKGELYITFVDFNGVVLMHGANPALAGKNLLESKDPVTGKFFVKEQIEVAKTQGGGWTSYNWTNPATKAMQLKKSWVQKVDGMDAYVVCGIFQ, from the coding sequence ATGGGAAAGCTGGTACGTAGTCTGGTCTTGGTCGGAATTTTCATCTTTGCAGCAGCCTTTATTGCCAATGCAGCGACACTTGATGATGCTAAAGCGTTGGCCCAGAGCGCCGCAGCCTTTGCCAAGGATAACGGGAAAGAAAAGGCGGCGGCGGAGTTTGGTAACCCAAAGGGCCAGTTCACAAAGGGCGAACTCTATATTACGTTCGTTGATTTTAACGGAGTTGTCCTGATGCATGGTGCAAACCCGGCGCTGGCGGGAAAGAATCTTCTGGAATCGAAAGATCCCGTCACGGGCAAGTTCTTTGTGAAAGAACAGATTGAGGTCGCAAAAACCCAGGGAGGCGGCTGGACAAGCTACAACTGGACGAATCCGGCCACTAAAGCGATGCAGTTGAAGAAGTCGTGGGTCCAGAAAGTGGACGGCATGGACGCCTACGTCGTCTGTGGAATATTCCAATAG
- a CDS encoding pyruvate formate lyase family protein, translating to MGTVTLKDIRIADMNLETLPLLSSLKEQCLSAKAEVCIERAKHITTFLRDRADESEPMEMRYARAVNYFLANKRSLFSDDSLLAGTTTAKAFGAPVYPELTGIYIWPELDTMTNREKNPQILSRTDADELNFNIFPYWMERNILEATRAREGNPPCMKLFERTVFFIASKAGTISHTVPCYRVALEKGLEAIIAEAAQKEQRLAGKGSLSPDEAQQRDFYRAVQIALSGIITYAANLSARAAELARQETDPVRRKNLEAMASVCAQVPAKPARTFREAVNGLWILQIGIHAENINMAMSPGRLDQILYPWYSRDMADGKLTLKEAMELVGCLWLKLNDNTNLVPETSEELFGGAGTVPAVTVGGIDEEGEDAVNDLTYIMLRITELLKTRDPSLNARYYMGKNSVAYRDRVAEVIANTRAVPAFYNDIAAIRTLENQGIATKDARDYAIIGCVELSASGRSYDASSSIMLNLVSALELALYNGTRPVTEEEQIGPATGVAESFQTFEAFWEAFKTQLGCLIGEAVQLNEMMGKTHQEILPTPLLSALFEGPMEKGTDLIFGGARYNSSGATHIGFADTVDSLNAIEKGVFIDRRVTFPELIAALKRDFEGDAALHAYLVNRVPKYGSEDPIAVKNSHNLLRFLYETYQGYTNYRGGKYRPAYWTMTNHAGQGKLSGALPNGRRAYRIFASGITPVSQAAGELAACLNAVGDINVLHIPGGEAFNLKYSAIQGEEDLQKFSAAIEAYFRSGGLHIQFNIMSYEMLLDAKAHPDNYPELLVRVSGYSAYFKDLNEAMKDEIITRTAYDLKTGKAAHFPEEHKGMLPST from the coding sequence ATGGGAACCGTTACCTTGAAGGATATCCGGATCGCGGATATGAATCTGGAAACCCTGCCCTTGCTGAGCTCCCTGAAGGAGCAATGCCTTTCCGCAAAGGCGGAGGTCTGTATCGAAAGGGCGAAACACATCACAACCTTTCTCCGGGACAGGGCGGATGAGAGCGAACCGATGGAAATGCGCTATGCCCGGGCCGTAAACTACTTCCTTGCCAACAAGCGTTCCCTTTTCTCGGATGACAGCCTCCTGGCGGGAACCACCACCGCCAAGGCCTTCGGCGCGCCGGTGTACCCGGAACTGACGGGGATCTACATCTGGCCCGAACTGGACACGATGACCAACCGGGAGAAAAATCCCCAGATCCTCTCCCGGACAGATGCGGATGAGCTGAATTTCAACATCTTTCCCTACTGGATGGAACGCAACATCCTGGAGGCGACCCGCGCCCGGGAAGGCAATCCCCCGTGCATGAAGCTTTTCGAGCGGACCGTTTTCTTTATCGCCAGCAAGGCCGGGACCATTTCCCATACCGTGCCCTGCTACCGGGTCGCCCTGGAAAAAGGCCTGGAAGCAATCATTGCGGAAGCGGCGCAAAAAGAGCAAAGACTGGCGGGAAAAGGCAGCCTCTCCCCCGATGAGGCGCAGCAGCGCGACTTCTATCGGGCGGTGCAGATCGCGCTGTCCGGGATCATCACTTATGCCGCCAACCTCAGCGCCCGGGCTGCGGAACTGGCCCGGCAGGAGACGGACCCGGTCCGCAGAAAGAATTTGGAAGCCATGGCATCGGTCTGCGCACAGGTGCCGGCAAAGCCGGCGCGAACTTTCCGGGAGGCGGTCAATGGCCTCTGGATCCTCCAGATCGGAATCCACGCCGAAAATATCAACATGGCCATGAGTCCCGGCCGCCTCGATCAGATCCTCTATCCCTGGTATTCGCGGGACATGGCCGACGGGAAGCTGACTTTGAAGGAAGCCATGGAGCTGGTGGGCTGCCTCTGGCTGAAGCTCAACGACAACACCAACCTCGTTCCCGAAACCAGCGAGGAACTCTTCGGCGGCGCAGGAACGGTCCCGGCGGTGACGGTCGGCGGGATTGACGAAGAGGGCGAGGATGCGGTCAACGATCTGACCTACATCATGCTCCGGATTACGGAACTTCTGAAGACCCGCGATCCGAGTCTCAACGCCCGCTATTACATGGGAAAGAACAGCGTTGCGTACCGCGACCGGGTGGCGGAGGTCATCGCCAATACAAGAGCGGTCCCGGCCTTCTATAATGATATCGCCGCCATCCGCACCCTGGAAAACCAGGGGATCGCCACGAAGGATGCCAGGGATTACGCCATCATCGGCTGCGTGGAGCTTTCCGCCTCGGGACGCAGCTACGACGCCTCCAGTTCCATCATGCTGAATCTCGTCTCGGCGCTGGAACTGGCCCTTTACAACGGGACGAGGCCCGTCACCGAAGAGGAACAGATCGGTCCGGCCACGGGCGTCGCCGAATCCTTCCAGACCTTCGAGGCGTTCTGGGAGGCCTTCAAGACGCAGCTCGGCTGTCTCATCGGCGAAGCGGTGCAGCTCAACGAGATGATGGGAAAGACCCACCAGGAGATTCTCCCGACGCCGCTCCTGTCGGCGCTCTTCGAGGGCCCCATGGAAAAGGGCACGGACCTGATCTTCGGCGGAGCGCGCTACAACTCCTCCGGGGCGACCCACATCGGCTTCGCCGACACGGTGGACTCCCTGAACGCCATCGAAAAAGGGGTTTTTATCGACCGCCGGGTGACGTTTCCGGAGCTGATTGCCGCCCTGAAGAGGGACTTCGAAGGAGACGCGGCGCTCCATGCCTATCTTGTCAACCGGGTCCCGAAATACGGCTCCGAAGACCCGATCGCCGTCAAGAACTCACACAATCTGCTCCGGTTTCTCTATGAGACCTATCAGGGGTACACGAACTACCGCGGTGGAAAATACCGGCCCGCCTATTGGACCATGACCAATCACGCAGGCCAGGGCAAGCTCTCCGGCGCCCTCCCCAACGGAAGAAGGGCCTACCGGATCTTTGCGAGCGGCATTACCCCGGTCTCCCAGGCCGCGGGGGAACTGGCCGCCTGCCTCAATGCCGTGGGAGACATCAATGTGCTGCACATCCCCGGAGGAGAGGCCTTCAACCTCAAGTATTCGGCCATCCAGGGCGAGGAGGATCTGCAGAAGTTCAGTGCGGCCATCGAGGCCTATTTCCGCAGCGGCGGCCTGCATATCCAGTTCAACATCATGTCCTACGAAATGCTTCTTGACGCCAAGGCCCACCCGGACAACTACCCGGAACTGCTCGTGCGGGTATCCGGATATTCGGCCTATTTCAAGGACCTGAACGAGGCCATGAAAGACGAGATCATCACCCGCACCGCCTATGACCTGAAAACCGGCAAAGCGGCACACTTTCCGGAAGAGCACAAGGGGATGCTCCCTTCAACATAG
- the rbr gene encoding rubrerythrin codes for MASLKGTKTEQNLLKSFAGESQARNRYNYFASQAKKEGYEQISFIFSDTADNEKEHAKRFFKFMEGGMVEITASYPAGLIGSTAENLAAAAAGEYEEWSDLYPEFAKVADEEGFPEIANVWREIAEAETGHEIRYRKLLANVQEGKVFKKDASVKWRCRNCGYISEGAEAPDKCPACDHEQAYQELFVENY; via the coding sequence ATGGCATCGTTGAAAGGAACAAAAACGGAACAGAATCTGCTCAAATCCTTTGCCGGGGAATCGCAGGCACGAAACCGCTACAACTACTTCGCGTCTCAGGCCAAGAAGGAAGGCTACGAACAGATTTCCTTCATCTTTTCCGACACGGCAGACAATGAGAAGGAGCACGCAAAGCGGTTTTTCAAATTCATGGAGGGAGGGATGGTGGAAATCACGGCCTCCTATCCTGCCGGGCTGATCGGCTCTACGGCGGAAAACCTGGCCGCGGCCGCCGCCGGGGAATATGAAGAGTGGTCGGACCTCTATCCTGAATTTGCCAAAGTAGCGGATGAAGAAGGATTCCCGGAAATCGCCAACGTGTGGAGGGAAATTGCCGAGGCCGAAACGGGTCACGAAATCCGTTACCGGAAGCTCCTGGCCAATGTTCAGGAAGGGAAGGTTTTCAAGAAGGATGCCTCCGTGAAATGGCGATGTCGAAATTGCGGCTATATCAGCGAGGGGGCTGAAGCTCCCGATAAATGCCCGGCCTGTGACCATGAACAGGCCTATCAAGAGCTCTTCGTCGAAAACTATTAA
- a CDS encoding vWA domain-containing protein has protein sequence MFVSFFYELKRAGVPVSLTEWITLMEALSKGLASSSLSGFYYLARMILVKNEAHFDNYDLAFQNYFKGIESPDVLIEQAMEELSQGLTAEGMTPEELALLQDVDMQKLRQELEERSKSQERERNDEGLRLAGKGGRSKFGQGGFNPKGMRIGGVPGNRSAVKVAADRIYRGYRSDVVLGVRKFESALRILRQLTNNHEGAKDELDLEGTIDATCRNAGRLKIVWDRPRKNNLKIVVVMDSGGSMDPHIALCSRLFSAFQRSSHLKDLKYFYFHNCIYENLYVQPACIWQNAIRTYDFLHNIGPEYRLIVVGDASMSPGELTMENGAIDWDHQNSETGLAWLERMTRHFKHAVWLNPIPVAGWDERWNYRAHSIHMIRQIFPMFELTENGLEQAVKRLKTRL, from the coding sequence GTGTTTGTTTCTTTTTTCTATGAGCTCAAAAGGGCGGGCGTGCCCGTTTCCCTGACGGAGTGGATAACCTTGATGGAGGCCTTGAGCAAGGGGCTGGCTTCTTCCAGTCTGAGCGGGTTCTACTATCTGGCCAGGATGATCCTGGTCAAGAACGAAGCCCATTTTGACAATTACGATCTAGCTTTCCAAAACTACTTCAAGGGCATCGAATCCCCTGATGTCCTGATTGAGCAGGCGATGGAAGAGCTGAGTCAGGGGTTGACTGCCGAGGGAATGACCCCCGAAGAGTTGGCCCTGCTGCAGGACGTGGATATGCAGAAGCTGCGGCAGGAACTGGAAGAACGGTCGAAAAGTCAGGAAAGGGAGCGCAACGACGAGGGTTTGCGGTTGGCCGGCAAAGGCGGCAGGTCAAAATTCGGGCAGGGCGGTTTTAACCCGAAGGGAATGCGCATTGGCGGCGTGCCGGGCAATCGGTCGGCCGTCAAGGTCGCGGCTGATCGCATCTACCGGGGATACCGCAGCGATGTCGTCCTCGGGGTGCGGAAATTCGAGTCGGCGTTACGCATCCTCCGCCAGTTGACGAACAATCATGAGGGTGCGAAGGACGAATTGGACCTGGAAGGCACCATCGACGCGACCTGCCGGAATGCCGGCAGACTGAAGATCGTGTGGGACCGCCCGCGCAAAAATAACCTGAAAATCGTGGTGGTGATGGATTCCGGCGGTTCGATGGACCCGCACATCGCTCTGTGCAGTCGACTGTTCAGCGCCTTTCAGCGCTCGTCCCACTTGAAGGATCTGAAATATTTTTATTTTCATAACTGCATCTATGAAAACCTTTACGTGCAGCCGGCCTGCATCTGGCAGAATGCCATCAGAACGTATGATTTTCTGCACAACATCGGCCCCGAATACCGGCTCATCGTCGTCGGCGACGCGAGCATGTCCCCCGGGGAACTGACCATGGAGAACGGGGCCATTGATTGGGACCACCAAAACAGCGAAACGGGTCTGGCCTGGCTGGAGCGGATGACCCGGCACTTCAAGCACGCCGTCTGGTTGAATCCGATCCCGGTGGCCGGATGGGATGAGCGATGGAATTACCGCGCCCATTCCATCCATATGATCCGGCAGATCTTTCCCATGTTCGAGCTGACGGAAAACGGTCTGGAGCAGGCGGTAAAACGCCTCAAGACGCGCCTGTGA
- a CDS encoding Fur family transcriptional regulator, with product MQEYKSIGLKLTPQRLAILEYLKDNREHPSAADIYAAVSEKYQTMSFATVYNTLKALKDREHVLELAIDGGKKRYDPDTIRHHHLICTECRKIVDIFVEFDLSVPEAELNGFEIRANHVDFYGLCPECREIGPVQRQTMSHKKRKG from the coding sequence ATGCAAGAATATAAATCCATCGGTCTAAAGCTGACCCCGCAGCGTCTGGCAATCCTCGAATATCTGAAGGACAACAGGGAACATCCTTCCGCCGCCGATATCTATGCGGCCGTGTCGGAAAAATACCAGACCATGTCTTTCGCTACGGTGTACAACACGCTGAAGGCCCTCAAAGACAGAGAACATGTCCTCGAACTGGCCATTGACGGCGGCAAGAAGCGATACGATCCGGACACGATCCGTCATCATCATCTCATCTGCACCGAGTGCCGGAAGATCGTGGATATTTTTGTGGAGTTCGACTTGAGCGTCCCGGAGGCCGAGTTGAATGGGTTCGAAATCAGGGCCAATCATGTCGATTTCTATGGTCTCTGTCCAGAATGCAGGGAAATCGGACCAGTACAGCGGCAGACGATGTCGCATAAAAAGAGAAAGGGTTAA
- a CDS encoding AAA family ATPase, producing MQVEIEMQQFKGTADYIVSEDLRNSVNVSVALGRPLLIKGEPGTGKTMLARSIAEGLGLRQIVWNIKSTTKARDGLYIYDTVQRLYDSQFGDRDVSDISQYIRMGKLGEAFLSEEPVVLLIDEIDKADLEFPNDLLWELDMMSFFVPETGTTIAAKRRPIVIITSNAEKELPDAFLRRCIFHYISFPDPDMMLNIVRVHHPGLEDRLVREAMDAFYWVRSVSGLQKKPSTSELLDWVQALVVGGVPLEKIRQEIPLLGVLIKKNQDFDMILKRLCAQDPAKSKAKVQVVAG from the coding sequence ATGCAGGTAGAAATAGAAATGCAGCAGTTTAAGGGGACAGCGGATTATATCGTTTCCGAGGATCTCCGCAACAGTGTCAATGTGTCCGTGGCGCTGGGACGGCCATTGTTGATCAAGGGGGAACCGGGCACCGGCAAGACCATGCTGGCCAGAAGCATTGCCGAGGGACTGGGACTCCGGCAGATTGTCTGGAACATCAAATCCACGACCAAGGCCAGGGATGGGCTGTATATCTATGATACGGTCCAGAGGCTTTATGACAGCCAGTTCGGAGACCGGGACGTCTCGGATATCAGCCAGTACATCCGCATGGGAAAACTCGGGGAGGCCTTTCTCTCCGAGGAGCCGGTTGTCCTGTTGATCGATGAGATCGACAAGGCGGACCTGGAATTTCCCAATGACCTGCTCTGGGAATTGGACATGATGAGCTTCTTTGTTCCGGAAACAGGAACAACGATTGCCGCGAAACGACGGCCGATTGTGATTATCACCAGCAATGCCGAAAAAGAATTGCCGGACGCCTTTTTAAGGCGGTGCATTTTTCATTACATCTCTTTTCCCGACCCGGACATGATGTTGAACATTGTCCGTGTGCACCATCCCGGCCTGGAAGACCGGCTGGTCCGTGAGGCCATGGACGCCTTTTACTGGGTCCGCAGCGTCAGCGGGCTGCAGAAAAAACCGAGCACCAGCGAACTTCTCGACTGGGTGCAGGCCCTCGTTGTGGGCGGCGTGCCTCTGGAAAAAATCCGGCAGGAAATCCCCCTGCTGGGCGTTTTGATCAAAAAGAACCAGGATTTCGACATGATCCTGAAAAGGCTTTGTGCCCAGGACCCGGCGAAGTCCAAAGCAAAAGTCCAAGTTGTGGCCGGGTGA